One genomic window of Tatumella citrea includes the following:
- the purR gene encoding HTH-type transcriptional repressor PurR — translation MATIKDVAKRAGVSTTTVSHVINQTRFVAENTRKAVWEAINELHYSPSAVARSLKVNNTKTLGLLSTTLEAPYFAEIIEAIEKKCFDHGYTLILGNAHNDLQKQRAYLAMMARKRVDGLLVMCAEYPQELLDMLEENRNIPMVVLDWGVSQGDFTDTVLDNAFHGGYMAGRYLIERGHRDIGCIPGQMERNTGGGRLAGFLKALEEAGISHREEWTVQGNFEPESGYQAMQKILAQPQLPTAVFCGGDIMAMGAICAADEQGLRVPQDISIIGYDNVRNSRYFTPALTTVHQPKSELGEKALEMLLDRIVNKREDPQTLEIHPTLIERRSVGDGPFRDYRR, via the coding sequence ATGGCAACTATTAAAGACGTGGCAAAACGCGCCGGTGTTTCAACCACCACCGTGTCCCATGTCATTAATCAGACCCGTTTTGTTGCGGAAAACACACGGAAAGCGGTCTGGGAAGCAATAAACGAGTTGCACTACTCCCCCAGTGCAGTCGCCAGAAGCCTTAAGGTCAATAACACCAAGACGCTGGGCTTACTCTCGACAACACTCGAAGCGCCTTACTTTGCTGAAATCATTGAAGCTATCGAAAAAAAATGTTTTGACCATGGCTACACACTGATTCTGGGTAATGCTCATAACGATTTGCAAAAGCAACGCGCATATTTAGCCATGATGGCGCGCAAACGTGTTGATGGATTACTGGTGATGTGTGCCGAATATCCGCAGGAGTTGCTGGATATGCTGGAAGAAAACCGCAATATCCCGATGGTCGTGCTGGACTGGGGAGTTTCACAGGGTGACTTTACCGACACCGTGCTGGATAACGCTTTTCATGGTGGATATATGGCCGGTCGCTACCTGATTGAGCGCGGTCATCGTGATATTGGTTGTATTCCGGGACAAATGGAAAGAAACACCGGTGGTGGCCGGTTGGCAGGCTTTCTGAAAGCTCTGGAAGAGGCTGGAATCTCACATCGTGAGGAGTGGACTGTTCAGGGGAATTTCGAACCAGAGTCCGGTTATCAGGCGATGCAGAAAATACTTGCGCAACCGCAACTCCCGACAGCCGTTTTTTGTGGCGGGGATATTATGGCCATGGGAGCCATTTGCGCCGCCGATGAACAGGGACTGCGCGTTCCCCAGGATATTTCTATTATTGGTTATGATAACGTGCGCAACTCGCGTTATTTCACCCCGGCACTGACTACAGTTCACCAGCCAAAGAGTGAGTTAGGCGAAAAAGCGCTGGAGATGTTACTGGATCGTATAGTGAATAAACGTGAAGATCCGCAAACCCTTGAAATCCATCCGACCCTGATTGAACGTCGTTCGGTCGGCGACGGTCCGTTCCGTGACTATCGCCGGTAA
- the punC gene encoding purine nucleoside transporter PunC yields MRHPVIFLVYLSLLSMLGFLATDMYLPAFEAMKQDLNTDAGVISASLSLFLAGFACAQLFWGPLSDKIGRKPVLVSGLAIFAISCLAMLWVTTPHALLALRFIQAAGVCAAAVSWQSLVLDYYPASRSQKIFATIMPMVALSPALAPLLGSWLLAHFHWHSIFLVLAALTCGLIVATLGLPARPPQVPLSASTVPPGFLQLLSERQYSGNVLIYSACSASFFAWLTGSPFILSGLGLSAGDIGLSYIPQTLTFLAGGFGCRALLNKFSGRQLLPWLLVLYTLSIGGVVVVSFLGQPGLFSLLLPFCGMAMANGAIYPIVVSAALRMFPAASGKAAALQNALQLGLCFVFSLLVSYHLSQPLLTTATAMGITVLLALAGFCLQHRKHSCQ; encoded by the coding sequence ATGCGTCATCCGGTCATTTTTTTAGTTTATCTGTCACTACTGAGTATGCTGGGATTCCTGGCTACAGACATGTATCTGCCCGCTTTTGAAGCGATGAAACAGGATCTGAATACTGACGCAGGAGTCATCAGCGCCAGTCTTAGCCTGTTCCTGGCTGGCTTTGCCTGCGCACAACTGTTCTGGGGACCGTTGTCGGATAAGATTGGCAGAAAACCAGTGCTGGTCAGTGGTCTGGCGATATTTGCCATCAGCTGTCTGGCGATGTTGTGGGTAACCACGCCACACGCACTGCTGGCTCTGAGATTTATTCAGGCCGCCGGAGTCTGTGCCGCCGCAGTCAGCTGGCAGTCTCTGGTGCTGGATTACTATCCGGCTTCGCGTAGCCAGAAGATTTTCGCCACGATTATGCCAATGGTTGCTCTGTCTCCGGCGCTAGCTCCGTTGCTGGGTTCATGGTTGCTGGCTCATTTCCACTGGCATTCAATATTTTTGGTACTTGCTGCACTCACCTGCGGATTAATTGTGGCTACCCTGGGTTTACCGGCCAGACCACCACAAGTTCCCCTGTCAGCGAGCACCGTTCCCCCGGGATTTTTGCAGTTACTGTCTGAGCGCCAGTACAGCGGTAATGTACTGATCTATTCTGCCTGTTCCGCAAGTTTCTTTGCCTGGCTGACCGGTTCTCCCTTTATTCTTTCCGGCCTGGGGCTTTCTGCCGGAGATATCGGACTGAGCTATATTCCGCAAACTTTGACGTTCCTTGCTGGCGGCTTTGGCTGTCGTGCTCTGCTGAACAAATTTAGTGGTCGTCAACTGCTGCCCTGGTTATTAGTGCTTTATACGTTGAGTATTGGTGGCGTTGTTGTGGTGAGTTTCCTGGGGCAGCCCGGATTATTTAGTTTATTACTGCCCTTCTGTGGCATGGCGATGGCTAACGGGGCTATTTATCCAATTGTGGTCTCTGCAGCGCTCCGGATGTTTCCGGCTGCCAGTGGCAAAGCCGCAGCTCTGCAGAATGCATTGCAGCTGGGGTTATGCTTCGTATTCAGCTTACTGGTGTCTTATCACCTGTCCCAGCCACTACTGACAACTGCGACCGCGATGGGAATAACAGTTCTGCTCGCTCTCGCCGGTTTTTGTCTCCAGCATCGCAAACATTCCTGTCAGTAA
- the cydH gene encoding cytochrome bd-I oxidase subunit CydH — protein MDTDLKLALTTTVVALLMIMAFSFTAILH, from the coding sequence ATGGATACCGATCTTAAGCTTGCACTGACCACTACAGTTGTAGCGTTGCTGATGATTATGGCCTTCAGTTTTACCGCCATCCTGCATTAA
- the cfa gene encoding cyclopropane fatty acyl phospholipid synthase: protein MSSSCVAEVSLKENHWYRIANEMLSMADIAINGDRPWDIQVKNPDFFKRVLQEGSLGLGESYMDGWWECERLDQFFYRVLKNKLDKQLPHHFKDTLRIATARLKNLQSKKRAWIVGKEHYDLGNDLFSLMLDPFMQYSCGYWKDATTLEAAQEAKLDMICRKLQLEPGMTLLDIGCGWGGLSEFAARRYGVSVHGVTISAEQQKMAQERCKGLDVTILLQDYRDLNLSFDRIVSVGMFEHVGPKNYATYFDVVARNLKPDGIFLLHTIGSNHTDLNVDPWIDKYIFPNGCLPSVTHIAQTSEPHFVMEDWHNIGVDYDRTLMAWYERFLASWPQLEHNYNERFKRMFTYYLNACAGAFRARDIQLWQVVFTRGVDGGLRVAR, encoded by the coding sequence ATGAGTTCATCATGTGTAGCAGAAGTTAGCCTTAAGGAAAATCATTGGTACCGTATTGCCAATGAAATGCTGTCGATGGCCGATATTGCTATCAATGGTGATCGCCCTTGGGATATTCAGGTTAAAAATCCTGATTTTTTTAAACGGGTTTTGCAGGAAGGCTCTCTGGGATTAGGTGAGAGTTATATGGATGGCTGGTGGGAATGTGAACGGCTTGACCAGTTTTTTTATCGGGTGCTGAAAAATAAACTTGATAAACAATTGCCGCATCATTTTAAAGATACCCTTCGTATTGCTACTGCCCGCCTTAAAAATCTGCAATCTAAAAAACGCGCCTGGATAGTCGGTAAAGAGCATTACGATCTGGGTAATGATCTGTTCAGCCTGATGCTTGATCCTTTTATGCAGTATTCCTGTGGTTACTGGAAAGACGCAACCACTCTGGAAGCTGCACAGGAAGCAAAACTGGATATGATCTGCCGTAAGCTGCAACTGGAGCCAGGCATGACCCTGCTGGATATCGGTTGTGGTTGGGGTGGATTATCTGAGTTTGCAGCCCGTCGTTATGGTGTCAGTGTTCACGGAGTTACCATCTCTGCAGAACAACAGAAAATGGCCCAGGAACGGTGTAAAGGTCTGGATGTCACTATCCTGCTACAGGATTACCGTGACCTGAATCTGAGCTTTGACCGGATTGTTTCTGTCGGAATGTTTGAACATGTCGGTCCAAAAAATTACGCAACCTATTTTGATGTGGTTGCCCGTAATCTGAAACCGGACGGTATATTTTTACTGCATACCATTGGTTCAAATCATACTGATTTAAATGTCGATCCGTGGATTGATAAATATATTTTCCCAAATGGTTGTCTGCCGTCTGTGACCCATATTGCACAAACCAGCGAACCTCATTTTGTGATGGAAGACTGGCATAATATTGGTGTTGATTACGACAGAACACTCATGGCCTGGTATGAGCGTTTCCTCGCCAGCTGGCCACAGCTGGAACATAATTATAATGAACGCTTTAAACGCATGTTTACCTATTATCTGAATGCGTGTGCCGGAGCTTTCCGCGCTCGTGACATTCAGCTATGGCAGGTTGTGTTTACCCGTGGGGTAGATGGCGGTTTACGGGTCGCCCGTTAA
- the punR gene encoding DNA-binding transcriptional activator PunR, whose amino-acid sequence MWSEYALEVVDAVARNGSFSAAARELHRVPSAISYTVRQQEEWLAVELFERQHRDVILTAAGEHFVREGRGIIKKMQETRRQCQQLANGWRGELSIAVDCIVKRSRMQQLTIDFYRHFPDVELHIREEVFNGVWDALAAGRVDMAIGATQAIPVAGRFAFQDMGRLNWRCIVSADHPLAAETHPGEEQLRAWPSLVLEDTSRELPRRMTWTLDNQRRMTVPDWQTGLDCVRAGLCVAMVPGHLARPLLESEKVKELKLPAPFPESPCCVSWAEQRISPALRWLLDYLGDTATLNHEWLRE is encoded by the coding sequence ATGTGGTCAGAATATGCACTGGAAGTCGTGGATGCAGTGGCAAGAAATGGCAGCTTTAGTGCAGCAGCCAGGGAGTTGCACCGGGTGCCATCTGCGATCAGTTATACCGTCCGACAACAGGAGGAGTGGCTGGCAGTTGAGTTATTCGAACGACAACACCGCGATGTGATACTGACGGCCGCAGGTGAACATTTTGTTCGTGAAGGTCGGGGGATTATCAAAAAAATGCAGGAAACCCGACGTCAGTGCCAACAACTGGCAAATGGCTGGCGCGGTGAACTGAGTATTGCGGTGGACTGTATTGTAAAACGTTCCAGGATGCAGCAACTGACCATCGATTTTTATCGCCACTTTCCCGATGTAGAGCTGCATATTCGCGAAGAGGTGTTTAACGGTGTCTGGGACGCACTGGCCGCAGGACGCGTTGATATGGCGATTGGTGCGACCCAGGCAATCCCGGTCGCCGGACGTTTCGCTTTCCAGGATATGGGGCGTCTGAACTGGCGGTGTATTGTCAGTGCTGATCATCCACTGGCAGCTGAAACCCATCCGGGAGAGGAGCAGCTTCGGGCATGGCCATCACTGGTGCTGGAAGATACCTCCAGGGAACTGCCACGAAGGATGACCTGGACACTGGATAATCAACGGCGAATGACTGTGCCGGACTGGCAAACCGGTCTGGATTGCGTTCGGGCAGGATTATGCGTGGCAATGGTGCCAGGGCATCTGGCACGGCCGTTACTAGAGAGCGAAAAAGTAAAAGAACTAAAACTGCCGGCGCCGTTTCCGGAAAGTCCCTGCTGTGTAAGCTGGGCAGAACAGCGTATTTCTCCGGCATTGCGATGGTTACTTGATTACCTGGGGGACACTGCCACCCTGAACCATGAATGGCTCAGGGAGTGA
- a CDS encoding riboflavin synthase subunit alpha — MFTGIVQGTAEVVAVEEKPLFRTHTLKFPPQWLEGLEIGASVAHNGCCLTVTAIRDELVSFDLIKETLRVTNLNDITPGSRVNIERAAKFSDEIGGHLMSGHIMTTAEISKIIQSENNREVWFRLQDSSLIKYILHKGFVGIDGCSLTVGDVVGSKFCVHLIPETLQRTLLGEKKIGARVNIEIDPQTQAVVDTVERVLAAREVAKGTEEA, encoded by the coding sequence ATGTTTACAGGTATTGTGCAGGGGACGGCAGAAGTGGTTGCTGTTGAAGAAAAACCACTGTTTCGCACCCATACACTGAAGTTTCCTCCGCAGTGGCTCGAAGGTCTTGAGATTGGTGCATCTGTAGCTCATAACGGTTGTTGTCTGACAGTCACCGCAATCCGTGATGAGCTGGTCAGCTTTGATCTGATTAAAGAAACATTACGGGTTACCAATCTGAATGATATTACTCCGGGCAGTCGGGTCAATATTGAACGTGCAGCTAAATTTTCTGATGAAATTGGCGGGCATCTGATGTCAGGCCACATTATGACGACGGCGGAAATATCAAAGATAATTCAGTCAGAAAATAACCGCGAAGTCTGGTTTCGTTTGCAGGACAGTTCATTAATTAAATATATTTTGCATAAAGGCTTTGTCGGAATTGATGGTTGTAGCCTGACCGTCGGTGATGTCGTCGGAAGTAAGTTCTGTGTGCACCTGATTCCGGAAACCCTGCAACGGACATTACTTGGTGAGAAAAAAATTGGTGCCAGGGTGAATATCGAAATTGACCCTCAGACTCAGGCGGTAGTGGATACCGTTGAGCGGGTACTGGCTGCACGTGAAGTGGCGAAGGGGACAGAAGAGGCGTAA